CCTAAAAATTCGAGTACTTCGGTCGGTGTCTTTGGTGCACTCCAATTCTTTATGGCCTCGattttggatggatcaacgtgtaTGCATTTCTCGTTGACTACGTGTCCGAGAAATTGAACTttgcgaagccaaaattcgcatttggATAATTTCGCATACAGTTTCTGCTTTTTCAACAACTCAAGAATAGTTCTAAGATGGTGCTCGTGTTCACTCTTGTTTCGTGAATATATcaatatatcatcgataaatactatcacgaacttgtcaaggtaaggcttgcacacgcagttcattaagtccatgaaccctactggtgcattggttaaaccaaaaggcataaaaaggaactcgtaatgaccgtagcgagttcggAATGTCACTTTCGGAACACTTTCTTCTTGAACTTTGAGTTGATGGTATCCttatctcaaatcaatcttcgaataatagctcgatccttgaagttgatcgaataagtcgtcaatcctcggtaatggataccgattcttgattatgagtttattcaactcccgatagtgtATGCACATCCTAAAacttccatccttcttcttcacgaataacactggagctccccagggtgagtagcttggtctgatgaaacccttgtccaacaactcttgaagttgtgtggataattcttgcattttcGAAGGGCCTAATCGGTATGGTTCCTTTACCACAGGTGCGGCACCTGGAAGTCTATTCGGAATTTGACTTGTCCTTGCGGTGGTATTCccggcaagtcttcaggaaagacttcagggaattccttcacaaCCGGGATTTCCTCAAGTTTTAGCTCCTTGGCCTTTTTGTCAACAATGTGCGCTAAGAATGCTATACATCCTTTTCGTAGGCACTTTCGGGCTTTCATACAGGAAATAATTTGTAAAGGCATTTTATTTTTCTCACCGTGAACAAGAAGTGTTTCGTTATTAGGAAGGGGAATTCGAATGATATTGTCGTAACATACGACTTCGGCTTGATTGATGGATAGCCAATCCGTTCCAATTACAATATCAAAACTACCCAGTTGAACGGGTATTAGGTCAATTTTGAATTTTCGTCCTCCTAGTTCTAAAGAATACCCTTTAATAATTTTATCGGATTCAATCACCTTTCCATTTGCTAATTCTATAGTGAATGTAATATCTAGTTTAGTTTACTTTAGTCCAAGTATATCATTAAATTCTAAAGATATAAAACTAAAATATGCACCGATATCAAACAAAAAAGAAGCGAAATGATCGTTGACAGGGAACGTACCGATGATTACGTTGGGATCCTGTCGCGCCTCTTTAGCTCCAACCACAAAGGCTCGTCCGCGGCCTTTGTTTTCTTTGGGACAGTCCTTCCTGAAGTGTCCCATATCTCCACAATAAAAACAGCCTTGGTTTTTCCCTCGTTCGTTATCGTTGCCGCTGCCTCCTTCCTTCTTAACCACCTTGTTGTTACCCCAACATTTTTCTGTTCGGTGAACCATCCCTCCCGCACTTGTCACACTTGAGAGTTTGGCAACTACTAGTGTAATGATAACCGCATCGGTTGCACTTAGATGCATTCCCCACATAACCTTTCGGTTCCGTCTCTGCTGCTGCCACAAATGCTTTACCAGTTCTCTTTGGGGGGTTCTCCTTTTTATTATTGCTTGATTGGGATCCTTTCTTGAATTGATAGATTTTTCGTTTATCATCATGTGACGCGGATTCCACTTGTTTATCCTTTGTTTTCTTGGTACCTTTCTTATCAAATTTGTTCATTCTCTTTGCTTCCTCGGTTAGGCTAACGGAGATTGTGATGGCCTCGATGACTGTCGTAGGATGTGAAGACGTGATCATACATCGGATCTGAGGTGTTAATCCCCAAATATACCGTTCAACTCGTTTAAACTCAGGAGTTACCATATAAGGAACTACTCGTGAAAGATCATGGAATCGTTGGGTGTACCCATAGATATCTGGTCCATCCATTGTTAAATTCGAAAACTCTGTTTCTAACATTTGCAACTCCACTCTCGAACAGTATTTCTCTCTCATCATCTCCTTTAGTTTATCCCACGTGATGGCATAAGCTGCTGCGTCTCCTAAAATTTGTACTTGTAGGTTCCACCATGACAAAGCTTCAGACATGAACATTCCCGATACATATAACACAGTTTGATTAGGGGTACAGTTGCTCATATGAATCATAGAATCCATGTTCTCAGTCCAACGAACGAATGATACGGCACCACCCGTGCCATCAAGATTCAATGGTTTGCAATCTAGAAATTGTTTATACGTGCATCCTGAAATGTTGGTTCTCAAATTgtcataaatatatattttgcaAATAAATATTAATGAGAATTCCTTTGCAAGGTTATGAGTAACCAACCGTTAGCAGAATTTTGGGCTACTGGTGGGGATTGAACTCTTGGCCCATCATTTTGGTGAGCACGTGTTGCCTCGTGTTGTGCAATTGCATCAGCAATGCGTTGGTTTAATAAGGCATCAAGCTCGGCTTGGGTTGTGGGTAGAGGATTTTGAAGGTTACGTATGTTCCTCCTTCTTGGTGCCATGATCTTCATATGAAAAATCATATAGAAGAAATTAGAcgaatatttaaaataaatattgtCGTTCATGGGCTCAAATCGAATGAAATACATCATCACAATACCTACATATATAAAATAGGATTAAATCGATCACATCTCGCGCAAAATATCCATACTGAAATcgtcacaaaataaacaaatctaacaataacaaaGCATAAAAAGAAGAGATGCCACATCCGTATATATATACTTGTCAACTTGATACAAAATATTTGTGAAGAAACAAAAATAGTTAGGAGTTACATTACTCCAAAATCCCAGTCATAGACAATACAAAAACAAAATAGATTCTTTCTACACATAGTTCATCATAGTCTTCAAgttgatttatatatatatatatatatatatatatatatatatatatatatacacatactaggtttttacccgggattgcttcccgggctcgggaaagttatttagattaattaattactatttgtttgtaatacgaccacattacatcaaccatctaattcgattaaacaacaatgtcttcaaatcaccggattagatcatgaactCATATTATAGGacaaacaaaagcacaacaggaccatatgaataatatcatttccacttttacttcaatgcacttacatgatagggtgatttgggattttgaaaaaatctttatttttttacgtcttttacaaaataagatgttgaccaaatttgaaacagatgttgaccaaaagtcaataaGATATTCACAAATAGTCAAACAAATGTtgagcttaaacagatgtttggtttaaggccaaacatctgtttatggccaaactgtgacaacccgaactctcaAGGTTAGTGTTGTCTAGCTCAGTGACCATTGATTCAGTATTATTTTATACGTCATTGTCTGTACTATAGTTGGATGAGGGATATGTTAAATTATTAGATGTGCGTGTTGTTTTATACGTCGTTGTTGCATTATAGTTATATGTGCTTGTGCGGTTATTAGTCGAACCTAgttaagtattttttttatttcatttaaatgGATTGGGTTGTTTCACACACTTACGTCTCTCTATTAAATGGCTTCGTTCCATTTGGGCCGCACCCTTGGGTTATTCTAGTCAATGGAGTAGCCCAAACTTTTGGGAGCCCAAAACAAACCCAACTGAACCTTTATGTCTAACCGAACTAGATAGATGTTGCATGCGGACCTTCCTCCTTATGCGCATAACACACCCACACAAGATACAAACCCTAGTGCTCTATCCTCTCCCTCTAAGCGACGGCAGCCCTCCTTCCCTCTTGCTTCGAATGATCATCTTCTCCTCACTCGAAGCCTATCTCGTGCGCCTAACAACATCCATTTTCTGGTTAGTATATTTGTATTCATTTATCATGGATTGATTGTTCTTAACAAAGTGTGACTGGCTTTTAAATTGGACGAATGCCATGAGTGGGATAACATAAGATTCCTGCTAGAACTTTTGTTGATAATCGATTGGGATTTGGAATAGTGTTAAAGTTGGGAAAACTATTATATGGATAATTATTAACTGATGAATTAGGGTTATGCATGAAATCATCACTATTACTATGTGCACTGTGAAAGTTTAAAGTAAATAGTATGTATTGATATTAACGAACTCGTTGCTTGACATGTTTGGAACGAACCCGTAAACTGTAATGTGTTGGTGTTAATGATTGAATGTGCTGTGAACAAATTGATTTCTGCTCTCGGATTTATGTTAGATCATATGGTAGTTTTGTATTTAGGGTTGTATGGTTGATATATCAACATTTTGAGTGGTCCAATAATATGAAGGTAAATGACCCAATAAGGTGGATAACCTTGACTAAAAATGGTGGCCCATGTGTGGATATAATCAAACATGTTATGTTAAATGCATGATTGTCAGTAAGCATGTTATGTGTATTAAATTCCCATGTATTGATCTAATCGAATATACATCTTGATAACATTGTCAGGTCACATGAATAAAGTGATTGAGATTTACATGTTATTGAGGTCCAATTAGATTTTGATTAAAATTATGCTTGTCGGCCATGATGTAAATGTTGCATGTGAGTCATATTGAAAATTACAGGATCATGGATTGATAACAAAATAAGTGGTTGAGTGAGTTTGGTGTTCAATAAATACAACCGGCCCATTTATTTGTACTAGTCAATATTATTGTTGGGTTGTATATATATGCTGAAATGAGACATACTCTACACAAACAAATCAGAATTTAAGAAACTATTGGTCCGTGGGCCGCATATAAGCTGGTTAGTTAATGGGCCACACATACATTCTTTATGGGCTGGACAATAAGGGGCCGCACTTTCTTAGTGGGCAATTAACTTGATTGGACCATAAATATTGGTGGACGAGGAAATAACAATCGGTAAAATGTTGAAACATGAATTTAGTAGTGTGAATTTGTATGAAGCCTAAACACTTACTTGGTGACTTTATGATAAATGTTACTGTGGGTTGTGTTGCATGATTAATGGTCGCGGTTTGTTTAATGGTATGTGTGTTACTTATACATTAGACCGCATGGTATGTGAATACGGAATACGTGAATTAATTGTACGTGAAATATGTCGTGTATGTACCCCTGGAACTGATTGTTACTCGTACCCATGTTAGGGCGTGTTTGATCCACTGTTAAACgagtaactaatcttaccgagcaaaccaaaggtgagttcactacattcgagcatgcgtcccagtggttggggacagtcagtgggtatcccgtggagggataagtcttttgggtaaaaacgggtatattggttaatattctcacctatcattcttgtaagtcccttattatgttacctggagagtaacgggtattagttggtagcgctacttaggtttggcaccctcacaccgctcctagataggacggatgtgaactaatgacccagtcgggcctagtactggataggagtacatgggaaagggcagtcatgtacatcaggagccgtcttgttcggaattgagatattaacaatattacttgcatttgtcagtgaactgttttacatacaactggtaacaaaatGTTTtgttaaactgtgaactcgccagctttgtctgatacacttgttgcatgctcgcagggcGTTAGGTTAtgtggatttggaacttgctgtctgaagtagctggagtggtcatagGTCGTGCTGATTGGATCCGAATGATGGGTTTATTCATTACGTGCATATAAATTTGAAACAGTTAaactatgttttcttttatttgcttccgctgaacatgttggttttcatttaaacttattgacggtacttttctgtaataattgatGACTTTATTTAACAACTTGTGATTGGTTCAATACGATTAGTGGCTCCTTATTGATTTGTCACACGCCTAGTAGGGTTTCccatgggtggtattttgggggtgtgacagtttggtatcagagccactggttatagtgaacttggttttaaaacggtttttttttttataaaaccagactataaccgaacagtaccgaaatcgaccatgacactcagctccagactgcaaggttcgtttctcatctactattgcatagtatatctagtgtacacttatgtataacattacacgtgaatgcacacttggcacagaAGTATGAGCCCTTATGTTACcaacgtgaatgcacacttggcacagcAGTATGAGCCCTTAtgttaccaacccctgttatgtgatCTGTTAGTGTGACAATATCCATTGGCTATTGTGATTCTTAACCCTGTAATATCTTTCGTTTGCTGTTTGGATGAGGGGAAACTTTTTgcgcgagttaagaggcactgagataagcatgcaaattgccttattattatgggtgcacacagaataataatgtggggtgcatgtgagtcccagtgaggcttaatgagtgtgagaggggttccgctctgttaattgatgttatgttagaactcagcagtcgataggagtcatagcagtgattgtctcctactcgaacatgatcttttcacccctttctgaatccttacgaatctcgatgctatcgagtatcacctgatcacacatctgaacgcctagcgagctatgtagaatgttaggtgctagtacgaacgtccctgagttggatggctcagtgtcaaatgattggactatactttcctcacttatctttgtATGCTGGGActtagatcccgaagtgtgatcacttccgcaacactctcgcgacatactatgtattactcagtcaacttgcaagaacgatggacaagagggtaaacgtagtaccctaccgacttcagcatttgaacgaccctagttaccgaCAACGAACAACAGTAATTTAacttcaatcgaatccttaaccccagccagcaactcatgggagtcgactctcatgaaccaatcgggacaaaatcgatgacgattgactgtagagcggactgtgtaaccgcccgcaccataagtagtgccttaggacgtggcacggaatgtgaaaagatggaccttgttggtgaaaggacgcaggacaccgttacaggcaacaatattagaggcaacagtcacgccaacatcaaggtactcgtgatcatagcttacagtatggaaacgaaggtgacctcGAGATGGATTGACTGTGTTAAATCAAGGTGACGGCAACCAAGGGGATGACGACAGTACTGGAAATTATTGTCAcgaaaacaacactggaaatgaagctcatggaaggacatttagtattGGCATAGGCTATACAGGTGTAGtagcaacacgatagcttggatgggtagctatTCGTTTCGTCTcagttctgtttaaccctgatgcttcttgaaaccgaacctgttgtggagtcggctgatgcaagtcaattgaatccttatatgttcgctgggatgcaaactcgaccttgggggacaggtgttcgacatcgaccttccttccaCTACCCTTGATGGTTGCAATatagtagttagtgtggattggttatccagagatCGGGAAAATACACCAGTGAGGAGAAaatttgtgtggagaatcgttatttgttctaaagcgtctgagtggtgcaaaggtttgcaccatttcagctatgaaggctagaagtgtctacggagggactACTCCACTATACTAGCAACCGTTATTGATGTTAGGGCTAAGGAAacagaggatcgaggatccaccaatcatTCGTGATTCCTTTTGGTATGCTACCCAAGGAACTTTCgggtttacttccacaactgttagacAGAATCTCAGCTTGATCTCGCGCTAGAGGCAACCCTAATTACTTATAcgccttaccgtcttgcaccaggagggttgcaagaactacAGGAgctgttggacaggagttttgtcaAACCTAGTTCTTCTCTTTGaggagccccagttatatccgtgaagataagccttttcgtatgtgtactggtTTTCAAGAACTAAATAAGGTGATAGTTGAGAACCGTTTGCCACGACCATATATTGACAACCTGACGACCAGTTGCGGGGGTCGAGCTTCCATTTGAGGTTTGAATAACAAGCGAGCTATTGTCAGAAGGTAGTCTAAGGGAAGAATGTGTCTACAACGACATACCAAGCGCAGTGCAGTCATTTCGACGCTGTATTCCAAGACTTTCGAGCTAATCATCACACCAGCAGCTGTATGAATCACATGAATCGACCATGCTTATTGACGGCATTGAATCATTTCCAAgagaaaggaacatcatgggcaGCTTTGTATCTTATTTGAGAGCTCCTGAAGAAGGAACCACACCGCGTGAAGTCTTGATAAATGTAACTTCTGGATGCGAGGGATACCTTTTTGGTCATATAATCGATGAAATGGGAATACatgtggatctcgctaagacccgttttagttagaaactgatcgacaccagagatcccttcgaggatgTTGCAATCTCTTGGTCTCACTTGatgctatcgcagattcatcacagGATTCTAGAAGATTGCGCAACTTAAATCCCTTTAGCACAACAGGGTACTGGGTTCGTGAAAGacgaaacaggaggacgtcttttcagctttcgagttccaactctgcaatgcaccgAGCATCGTCTTTACTCGAAGGGTGTGGGTAATTTAGTGGTATACCGCGATGGTCAGAAttagagtcccagttacacatcgACGTAGCACGAGCGAGTGGTGACCTACGTGATGGAGTCACAAAGAGGAACTGTACGACACACAACTGGCAGTGAAAATGTGGCCTTGGGGTTTtagatggaggcattacttggacggtaccaggtgtgttatttagaccgatcacaagggcctcccgtgtacttTTGTTTCTATAGAGCTAGATCAGTCAATGGCATCGCTGGAGGGAACTTTAGGATGATCGCAGCTACGAAACttgaacgtgcacgagctttgcagcctACTATTGACTTTAACATACCTGATCGGACTCGCCTTGCTCAAACTGGAGAACTAaaggaagagagttctcaagattgacccatgcagggcatggagaagcaacctttggcaggacGAACAATATTCGCTACCTCAAGGAATTAGTGTGGATCTCATTATACGACAACTTTAGGGAACTTGTGTTGGGCAAGCACACCGGCTTTGATATTCTAGATGTCTGGATTTTGATGAGAGATATTAGAATCTACAAATATTGtactggtgatcgggcatgaagaCCTACTTAGTAACGTATGTGTATGacgtttgacttgtgggaaagtcaaggtggagtatcagcaACCGGCAACGCCCATATTGAAATGAGAAcggactgccatggattttgttactggtctacttacaactcgaaacagaAACATTATCAACTGGGTGATTGTTGATGGACTcacgttaccagcacactttcttgcaatcaagaagACTGATGAGCCCCCACAATTTGTGAACATTCCTCTGAGAGAAGCGGTTTTTGGGCACGAGGTACCAACTCCCAATATCTTTGATCTTGATCTACCCCTGATTTATGGCAGACAAAACACAACGCCCTCgactcacgtctagacatgagtgTTGCTTATCACTGTAGGACAACCGGACCGAGTACCGAACCATCCTGACACACGAAGACACGCTGCGAGCATGCGCGTGATTGACtttagtaaacatttggaagaaCGCTTTATCTTTAGGTGAGTTCTAATGCAACCATCACCGTTCTACTATGCATACAGATCCGTTTGGGGCATTGCATGGACGATAATGCCAACCTCCTTGCGGACTGAGGTggatgacaacctaatcacaggtccaggacttgCACTGAAACCCTTTGGAAAATTGTTTAGATGGCAAATCgattggcggcaacgcgtgaACGCCAGTAAACCTGATAACTTGGGGAACACTGGGAGATCGCTGTAGGTGATCgtatcatgttgaaagtctcactctgtgagggtgtggtacgcttgggaaGCGCGGCGAGCTTAATTTACTTACATGGGACCATTcaaaattttggaaagaattggttacatggcctacaaactcgagttatcCGACGAATTGGGTAACAGTGTCATTTATGTCTCGAATCTAAGGCAGTGTTGATGAAACGTTTGTAATACGGTTACTAGACAAGTTGCAGTTGTCGAAGAACCAATCGAAGACATAGGTAAGGAAGCAAGGTTCGTTATCATAGTCGAATTTCAATCGTGAGAACTAGTTGGGACCCAAGACGTGGACCGGAATTCACGTGGGAGCGAGAAGATCAGATGAAACTCAGGTATCCTCATCTTTTTCTTGATGACAAGTCTAAATCTGATGAAACTggtgaattttgggacgaaattcctctttcaagttggggatgatgtgacacctgagcaaaatccgcaacaatcttgatttatcacttcactcctctgtgcttacttgtcaaatttcgggacgaaatttctttcaagttggggatgatgtgacaacccgaactctcaAGGTTAGTGTTGTCTAGCTCAGTGACCATTGATTCAGTATTATTTTATACGTCATTGTCTGCACTATAGTTGGATGAGGGATATGTTAAATTATTAGATGTGCGTATTGTTTTATACGTCGTTGTTGCATTATAGTTATATGTGCTTGTGCGGTTATTAGTCAAACCTAGTTAAgtatttttttatttcatttaaatgGATTGGGTTGTTTCACACCCTTACGTCTCTCTATTAAATGGCTTCGTTCCATTTGGGCCGCACCCTTGGGTTATTCTAGTCAATGGAGTAGCCCAAACTTTTGCGAGCCCAAAACAAACCCAACTGAACCTTTATGTCTAACCGAACTAGATAGATGTTGCATGCGGACCTTCCTCCTTATGCGCATAACACACCCACACAAGATATAAACCCTAGTGCTCTATCCTCTCCCTCTAAGCGACGGCAGCCCTCCTTCCCTCTTGCTTCGAATGATCATCTTCTCCTCACTCGAAGCCTATCTCGTGCGCCTAACAACATCCATTTTCTGGTTAGTATATTTGTATTCATTTATCATGGATTGATTGTTCTTAACAAAGTGTGACTTGCTTTTAAATTGGACGAATGCCATGAGTGGGATAACATAAGATTCCTGCTAGAACTTTTGCTGATAATCGATTGGGATTTGGAATAGTGTTAAAGTTGGGAAAACTATTATATGGATAATTATTAACTGATGAATTAGGGTTATGCATGAAATCATCACTATTACTATGTGCACTGTGAAAGTTTAAAGTAAATAGTATGTATTGATATTAACGAACTCGTTGCTTGACATGTTTGGAATGAACCCGTAAACTGAAATGTGTTGATGTTAATGATTGAATGTGCTGTGAACAAATTGATTTCTGCTCTAGGATTCATGTTAGATCATATGGTAGTTTTGTATTTAGGGTTGTATGGTTGATATATCAACATTTTGAGTGGTCCAATAATATGAAGGTAAATGACCCAATAAGGTGGATAACCTTGACTAAAAATGGCGGCCCATGTGTGGATATAATCACACATGTTATGTTAAATGCATGATTGTCAGTAAGCATGTTATGTGTATTAAATTCCCATGTATTGATCTAATCAAATAGACATCTTGATAACATTGTCAGGTCACATGAATAAAGTGATTGAGATTTACATGTTATTGAGGTCCAATTAGATTTTGATTAAAATTATGCTTGTCGGCCATGATGTAAATGTTGCATGTGAGTCATATTGAAAATTACAGGATCATGGATTGATAACAAAATAAGTGGTTGAGTGAGTTTGGTGTTCAATAAATACAACCGGCCCATTTATTTGTACTTGTCAATATTATTGTTGGGTTGTATATATATGCTGAAATGAGACATACTCTACACAAACAAATCAGAATTTAAGAAACTATTAGGCCATGGGCCGAATATAAGCTGGTTAGTTAATGGGCCACACATACATTCTTTATGGGCTGGACAATAAGGGACCGCACTTTCTTAGTGGGCAATTAACTTGATTGGACCATAAATACTGGTGGACGAGGAAATAAAAATCGGTAAAATGTTGAAACATGAATTTAGTAGTGTGAATTTGTATGAAGCCTAAACACTTACTTGGTGACTTTATGATAAATGTTAATGTGGGTTGTGTTGCATGATTAATGGTCGCGGTTTGTTTAATGGTATGTGTGTTACTTATACATTAGACGGCATGGTATGTGAATACGGAATACGTGAATTAATTG
Above is a window of Helianthus annuus cultivar XRQ/B chromosome 14, HanXRQr2.0-SUNRISE, whole genome shotgun sequence DNA encoding:
- the LOC110906459 gene encoding uncharacterized protein LOC110906459 yields the protein MAPRRRNIRNLQNPLPTTQAELDALLNQRIADAIAQHEATRAHQNDGPRVQSPPVAQNSANGCTYKQFLDCKPLNLDGTGGAVSFVRWTENMDSMIHMSNCTPNQTVLYVSGMFMSEALSWWNLQVQILGDAAAYAITWDKLKEMMREKYCSRVELQMLETEFSNLTMDGPDIYGYTQRFHDLSRVVPYMVTPEFKRVERYIWGLTPQIRCMITSSHPTTVIEAITISVSLTEEAKRMNKFDKKGTKKTKDKQVESASHDDKRKIYQFKKGSQSSNNKKENPPKRTGKAFVAAAETEPKELANGKVIESDKIIKGYSLELGGRKFKIDLIPVQLGSFDIVIGTDWLSINQAEVSEHEHHLRTILELLKKQKLYAKLSKCEFWLRKVQFLGHVVNEKCIHVDPSKIEAIKNWSAPKTPTEVLEFLGLAGNYRRFIENYSKIAQSLTSLTQKDEKFDWREKQEAAFQLLKDKLCNAPILSLPVGTDDFVVYCDASRQGLGCVLMQREKVIAYASR